One segment of Neisseria mucosa DNA contains the following:
- a CDS encoding CYTH domain-containing protein has translation MTVEIERRFLLADDSWREAAGEPLVLQQGYLSVEKERTIRVRIIGSQAWLTLKGYISDMTRSEFEYEIPLAHAQAMMADMCPFKMEKYRYRVEFEGFVYEIDEYFGDNAPLIVAEIELPSEDTEFPKPSWLGKEITSDGKFTNAYLSKHPYSSWTE, from the coding sequence ATGACGGTCGAAATTGAACGCCGCTTTTTGCTGGCGGATGACAGTTGGCGCGAAGCGGCAGGCGAGCCGCTGGTATTGCAACAGGGCTATTTGAGCGTGGAAAAAGAGCGCACCATCCGTGTGCGGATTATCGGTTCGCAAGCCTGGCTGACCCTGAAAGGCTATATTTCCGACATGACGCGCAGCGAATTTGAATACGAAATTCCTCTGGCTCACGCGCAAGCGATGATGGCGGATATGTGCCCGTTTAAAATGGAAAAATACCGCTATCGTGTCGAATTTGAAGGCTTTGTGTATGAAATCGACGAATATTTCGGCGACAATGCGCCCTTGATTGTGGCGGAAATCGAATTGCCGTCTGAAGATACCGAGTTCCCCAAACCGTCTTGGTTGGGCAAGGAAATCACGTCAGACGGAAAATTCACTAATGCGTATTTGAGCAAACATCCGTATTCGTCTTGGACGGAATAA
- a CDS encoding c-type cytochrome, with amino-acid sequence MNKLLIAVMMMAGLTACSQEAKQETQETAQAVASEVKNEAASAADATASAAQEAADKVEAAASKAEEVTKPEEAAKPEEKAEAPAAEAKPAESAKVDGKAVFEANCKACHGGLIPGAPAVGKKEDWAPRIKQGKDTLHKHALEGFNSMPAKGGNSSLSDDEVKAAVDYMANESGAKF; translated from the coding sequence ATGAACAAATTACTGATTGCCGTAATGATGATGGCTGGTTTGACAGCTTGTTCCCAAGAGGCTAAACAGGAGACACAAGAGACTGCTCAAGCCGTTGCATCTGAAGTGAAAAACGAAGCCGCTTCTGCTGCCGATGCGACTGCATCTGCTGCTCAAGAAGCTGCCGATAAGGTTGAAGCCGCCGCCAGCAAAGCAGAGGAAGTCACCAAACCTGAAGAAGCCGCCAAGCCCGAAGAGAAAGCCGAAGCACCTGCCGCTGAAGCCAAGCCTGCCGAATCCGCCAAAGTGGACGGCAAAGCCGTTTTTGAAGCGAACTGTAAAGCATGCCACGGCGGCTTGATTCCCGGCGCTCCGGCCGTAGGCAAAAAAGAAGACTGGGCGCCTCGCATTAAACAAGGCAAAGACACCTTGCACAAGCACGCCCTCGAAGGCTTTAATTCCATGCCTGCCAAAGGCGGCAACAGCAGCTTGAGCGACGACGAAGTGAAAGCCGCAGTTGACTACATGGCCAACGAATCTGGCGCTAAATTCTAA
- a CDS encoding CopD family protein: MYLWFKLLHIFFVISWFAGLFYLPRIYVNLAQLEPGSAEYVRLTDMSQRLYRFMSPLGWGTLIFGAAIGFVNNWWGNGWLAVKLLCGLLLLAYQLYCGLLLRRFQNGSNVYSHRWYRVFNELPVLMMVAALYMVVFKPF; the protein is encoded by the coding sequence ATGTATTTGTGGTTTAAGCTGTTGCACATATTTTTTGTGATTTCTTGGTTTGCAGGACTGTTTTATCTGCCGCGGATTTATGTGAATCTGGCGCAATTGGAACCCGGCAGCGCGGAATATGTACGGCTGACGGATATGTCGCAGCGGCTGTACCGCTTTATGTCACCTTTGGGCTGGGGAACGCTGATATTCGGCGCGGCCATCGGCTTTGTCAACAATTGGTGGGGCAACGGCTGGCTGGCGGTTAAATTATTGTGCGGCCTGCTGCTCTTGGCCTACCAGCTTTATTGCGGCCTGCTGCTGCGCCGTTTCCAAAACGGCAGCAATGTGTATTCGCACCGCTGGTATCGGGTATTCAACGAACTCCCCGTTTTAATGATGGTGGCCGCGCTTTATATGGTGGTTTTCAAGCCGTTTTAA
- a CDS encoding GIY-YIG nuclease family protein, producing MNAENWCVYLILCENGAFYCGISNRPQERFAAHLSGKGAKYTRLNKPVEMRIVSDGLTKSEALKREIGIKKLTAEQKRGLWAEAETLAKG from the coding sequence ATGAACGCGGAAAATTGGTGTGTTTATCTGATTTTGTGCGAAAACGGCGCGTTTTATTGCGGCATCAGCAACCGTCCGCAAGAGCGGTTTGCGGCGCATTTGTCAGGAAAAGGCGCGAAATACACGCGTTTGAACAAGCCTGTCGAGATGCGCATCGTTTCAGACGGCCTGACTAAAAGTGAGGCGCTGAAACGGGAAATCGGGATTAAGAAATTGACAGCGGAGCAGAAGCGGGGCTTGTGGGCTGAAGCTGAAACCTTGGCAAAAGGCTAA
- a CDS encoding LysR family transcriptional regulator translates to MQDIKPLLVFATVLEHGSMNAAAAALGMTPSAVSQHINRLETLHGIKLLNRSTRSLAPTDAGRALGEYCRRLAATLSDTRTVIDNLKTEPVGELRIALTSTVIESRAFQTAFSRLQTEFPKIRPILNFSDTLDDLQHNQTDIAIRGGDRALDDPNLVARHLVTWPYTICAAPDYLDRHPPITHPSQLHAHRWLHFLPVRTTLQHGGESYFLDIADSIACTHLAAVRSLTESGFGLSLQVSGEVREKIAQGRLKSVLPEWTLPPVSLYLVTPYRVQSAKTEAAVRIFTESFAKEGNL, encoded by the coding sequence ATGCAAGACATCAAACCCCTGCTTGTTTTCGCTACCGTCCTTGAACACGGCAGCATGAACGCCGCCGCTGCCGCGCTGGGCATGACCCCGTCGGCGGTCAGCCAGCACATCAACCGCCTCGAAACCCTGCACGGCATCAAGCTGTTAAACCGCAGCACGCGCAGCCTTGCGCCGACCGATGCCGGCCGCGCCCTGGGCGAATACTGCCGCCGCCTCGCCGCTACCTTGTCCGATACGCGTACCGTTATCGACAATCTGAAAACAGAACCCGTCGGCGAATTGCGGATTGCCCTGACTTCTACGGTCATCGAATCCCGCGCTTTTCAGACGGCGTTTTCGCGATTGCAAACCGAGTTTCCCAAAATCCGTCCTATCCTTAATTTCAGCGATACTTTGGACGATCTGCAACACAATCAGACCGACATCGCCATACGCGGCGGCGACCGCGCTTTGGACGATCCCAATCTGGTCGCGCGTCATCTTGTTACTTGGCCGTACACCATTTGCGCCGCGCCCGATTATCTCGACCGCCATCCGCCTATTACCCATCCCTCGCAGCTTCATGCCCACCGCTGGCTGCACTTCCTGCCCGTCCGCACAACCTTACAACACGGAGGGGAAAGCTATTTTCTCGATATTGCCGACAGCATTGCCTGCACGCATTTGGCCGCTGTGCGCAGCCTGACCGAAAGCGGTTTCGGTTTGTCTTTGCAGGTGAGCGGCGAAGTGAGGGAGAAAATTGCGCAAGGCCGTCTGAAAAGCGTTTTACCCGAATGGACATTGCCGCCGGTCAGCCTTTATTTGGTAACGCCTTATCGTGTGCAGTCTGCCAAAACCGAAGCCGCCGTGCGCATTTTTACCGAGAGTTTTGCCAAGGAAGGGAATTTATGA
- the ubiG gene encoding bifunctional 2-polyprenyl-6-hydroxyphenol methylase/3-demethylubiquinol 3-O-methyltransferase UbiG, translating to MSNQHDNVDAGEIAKFSQIADKWWDKNGEFKPLHDINPLRLDYIDGYAGLAGKRVLDVGCGGGILSESMAKRGAEHVTGIDMAEKSLQTAAAHAASQHVANIDYRCIRVEDLAAEQPHSFDVVTCMEMMEHVPDPAAIVQACAKLVKPDGMVFFSTINRNPKSYLHLIVGAEYLLKFVPKGTHDWKKFITPAELARMCRQAGLDTVGSKGMTYNLLSGRYSLCDSTEVNYMVACRPA from the coding sequence ATGAGCAATCAACACGACAACGTAGATGCCGGCGAAATCGCCAAGTTCAGCCAAATCGCCGACAAATGGTGGGATAAAAACGGCGAATTCAAGCCCCTGCATGACATCAACCCCTTGCGCCTCGACTATATCGACGGCTATGCCGGATTGGCAGGCAAACGTGTGTTGGATGTAGGCTGCGGCGGCGGTATTTTGTCCGAAAGCATGGCCAAACGCGGCGCAGAACACGTGACCGGCATCGATATGGCGGAAAAATCCCTGCAAACCGCCGCTGCCCATGCGGCCAGCCAACACGTTGCCAATATCGATTACCGCTGCATCCGCGTCGAAGACCTCGCCGCCGAGCAGCCGCACAGCTTCGATGTGGTAACGTGTATGGAAATGATGGAACACGTTCCCGATCCGGCCGCCATCGTTCAAGCCTGTGCGAAACTGGTCAAACCAGACGGCATGGTGTTTTTCTCCACCATCAACCGCAATCCCAAATCTTATCTGCATCTGATAGTCGGTGCGGAATATCTGTTGAAATTCGTCCCCAAAGGCACGCACGACTGGAAAAAATTCATCACGCCGGCAGAACTCGCGCGCATGTGCCGCCAAGCCGGATTGGATACCGTCGGCAGCAAGGGCATGACCTACAATTTGTTGAGCGGCCGTTATTCCCTGTGCGACTCGACCGAAGTTAACTACATGGTGGCCTGCCGTCCGGCATAA